In a genomic window of Aeromonas veronii:
- a CDS encoding thiazole synthase, producing the protein MLKIADHTFSSRLFTGTGKFARPELMAAAIEASGSQLVTMAIKRLEPGKAHDDILSPLLQLGVRLLPNTSGAKTAAEAVFAAHLAREALGTNWLKLEIHPDPRYLLPDPIETLKAAEQLVKEGFVVLPYCGADPVLCKRLEEVGCAAVMPLGAPIGSNQGLVTREFLAIIVEQANVPVVVDAGIGAPSHAAAAFELGADAVLVNTAIAVSGDPIAMGRAFALACSAGRSAYEAGLGARALQAQASSPLTDFLGAL; encoded by the coding sequence ATGCTCAAGATTGCCGATCACACCTTCTCATCGCGCCTCTTTACCGGCACCGGCAAGTTTGCCCGCCCGGAACTGATGGCCGCCGCCATCGAGGCGAGCGGCTCTCAGCTCGTCACCATGGCCATCAAGCGGCTCGAACCGGGCAAGGCCCACGACGATATCCTGAGCCCCTTGCTGCAACTCGGGGTCAGGCTGCTGCCCAACACCTCCGGTGCCAAGACCGCCGCCGAGGCGGTGTTTGCCGCCCACCTCGCCCGCGAGGCGCTGGGGACGAACTGGCTCAAGCTGGAGATCCACCCCGACCCGCGCTATCTGCTGCCCGATCCCATCGAGACGCTGAAAGCCGCCGAGCAGCTGGTGAAAGAGGGCTTTGTGGTACTGCCCTACTGCGGCGCCGACCCCGTGCTTTGCAAACGGCTGGAAGAGGTGGGCTGCGCTGCCGTGATGCCGCTTGGCGCCCCCATCGGCTCCAATCAGGGGCTGGTGACCCGGGAGTTTCTCGCCATCATCGTCGAGCAGGCCAATGTGCCTGTGGTGGTGGATGCGGGGATCGGTGCGCCGAGCCACGCCGCTGCCGCCTTTGAGCTGGGTGCCGATGCCGTGCTGGTCAACACCGCCATCGCGGTGAGCGGCGACCCGATCGCCATGGGTCGCGCCTTTGCGCTGGCCTGCAGCGCCGGGCGCAGCGCCTATGAGGCGGGCCTCGGCGCCCGTGCCCTGCAGGCCCAGGCCTCCAGCCCGCTCACCGATTTTCTGGGGGCGTTATGA
- a CDS encoding HesA/MoeB/ThiF family protein, with protein MRSDGASLSDQEYLRYGRQLMLAEVGEAGQARLKDKSVLIVGLGGLGSPLALYLAGAGVGTLWLADGDTVDSSNLPRQILFDSEAVNHSKAELARERLVAHNPLVELIAINQRLDAASLPEFVAEVDLVIDCCDNLATRQAINAACVEQGKPWISAAAVGWQGQLMARTSSDHACYACLYPLYTKIKESCETSGVTGPLVGVMGSLQALEALKLLLGMPSPVAGTLRRFDALAHQWQTLTLAPDPDCPVCGQRRCPTHDKEITP; from the coding sequence ATGCGCTCTGATGGTGCGTCTCTTAGTGACCAAGAGTATCTGAGATACGGCCGCCAGCTGATGCTGGCGGAAGTGGGTGAGGCCGGTCAGGCACGGCTCAAGGATAAATCCGTGTTGATCGTGGGCTTGGGCGGGCTCGGCTCGCCGCTCGCCCTCTATCTGGCCGGGGCCGGGGTGGGAACCTTGTGGCTGGCCGATGGCGATACGGTCGATTCCAGCAACTTGCCGCGCCAGATCCTGTTCGACTCCGAGGCAGTCAACCACTCCAAGGCGGAGCTGGCCCGCGAGCGCTTGGTTGCCCACAACCCGCTGGTGGAGCTGATCGCCATCAACCAGCGACTCGATGCCGCCAGCCTGCCGGAGTTTGTGGCCGAGGTAGATCTGGTGATCGACTGCTGCGACAACCTCGCCACCCGCCAGGCCATCAACGCCGCCTGCGTGGAGCAGGGCAAGCCCTGGATCTCCGCCGCCGCAGTGGGTTGGCAGGGGCAGTTGATGGCGCGTACCAGCAGCGATCACGCCTGCTACGCCTGCCTCTATCCGCTGTATACCAAGATCAAGGAGAGCTGCGAGACCAGCGGCGTCACCGGCCCGCTGGTCGGGGTGATGGGCTCTTTGCAGGCGCTGGAGGCATTGAAACTGCTGCTCGGGATGCCGAGCCCGGTCGCTGGCACATTGCGCCGCTTCGATGCGCTGGCCCATCAGTGGCAGACCCTCACTCTGGCCCCGGATCCCGATTGCCCGGTTTGCGGACAGCGCCGATGCCCGACACACGATAAGGAGATCACCCCATGA
- a CDS encoding TPM domain-containing protein translates to MISKQFFHTLQAKVREAELETDAELVTVLAPASDGYRYIPTLWAALLAMLTPLLVFQLGFWLGWYEILLVQWSVWLLLSLLFHWTPIKMRLIPKKVRQHRAALMARLQFVEQGLHRTRDRLGVLIFVSAAEHYVEILVDDGIAQHIDNGQWQEIIDDFVARVHNKEIEQGFLECVARVSAILTDAFPATRDQNELPDSLIILDKP, encoded by the coding sequence ATGATTTCTAAACAGTTCTTCCACACGCTTCAGGCCAAGGTGCGCGAAGCGGAGCTAGAGACTGATGCTGAACTGGTCACCGTGCTGGCACCGGCCAGCGATGGCTATCGCTACATCCCCACTCTCTGGGCGGCACTACTGGCCATGCTCACCCCGCTGCTGGTGTTCCAGCTCGGCTTCTGGCTCGGCTGGTACGAGATCCTGCTGGTGCAGTGGTCGGTCTGGCTGCTGCTGAGCCTGCTGTTCCACTGGACCCCCATCAAGATGCGGCTGATCCCGAAGAAGGTGCGCCAGCATCGGGCGGCCCTGATGGCCCGTTTGCAATTTGTCGAGCAGGGGCTGCACCGCACCCGCGACCGGCTCGGAGTGCTGATCTTCGTCTCCGCCGCCGAGCACTATGTGGAGATCCTGGTGGATGATGGCATCGCCCAGCATATCGACAATGGCCAGTGGCAGGAGATCATCGACGACTTCGTGGCGCGAGTGCACAACAAGGAGATCGAACAGGGTTTTCTGGAGTGCGTAGCACGCGTCAGCGCGATTCTGACCGACGCCTTCCCGGCCACCCGGGATCAAAACGAGCTACCGGACAGTCTGATCATCCTCGACAAGCCCTGA
- the thiC gene encoding phosphomethylpyrimidine synthase ThiC produces MAHPNSRRIFIEGSRADIRVPLREIQLADTFVGGTKDDPKFEPNEPIPVYDTSGRYGEEGVAIDVRRGLPRLRENWVLERDDTDELLGLSSTFTQERLADEGLDHLRFDHLNSLQHKPRRAKPGRRVTQLHYARAGIVTPEMEFIAIRENMGRERVRSELLRTQHPGRDFGARLPQNITPEFVRDEVAAGRAIIPSNINHPEAEPMIIGRNFLVKINANIGNSAVTSSIEEEVEKLVWSTRWGADTVMDLSTGRYIHETREWILRNSPVPIGTVPIYQALEKTNGIAEELTWELFRDTLLEQAEQGVDYFTIHAGVLLRFVPMTAKRLTGIVSRGGSIMAKWCLSHHKENFLYQHFREICEICAAYDVALSLGDGLRPGSVYDANDEAQFAELRTLGELTKIAWEYDVQVMIEGPGHVPMHMIERNMTEQLEHCYEAPFYTLGPLTTDIAPGYDHFTSGIGAALIGWYGCAMLCYVTPKEHLGLPNKGDVKQGLITYKIAAHAADLAKGHPGAQIRDNAMSKARFEFRWEDQFNLALDPDTARAYHDETLPQESGKVAHFCSMCGPKFCSMKITQDVRAYTAELNAAKLEAVEIKLVGMDGQQEQVVAEVESGMARMAETFKETGGEIYHQAAVLKQAAGEEA; encoded by the coding sequence ATGGCTCACCCCAACTCCCGCCGCATCTTTATCGAAGGCTCCCGCGCCGATATCCGTGTCCCGCTGCGGGAGATCCAGCTGGCCGACACCTTCGTCGGCGGCACCAAAGACGATCCCAAGTTTGAACCCAACGAACCGATCCCGGTCTACGACACTTCTGGCCGTTACGGGGAGGAGGGGGTCGCCATCGACGTGCGCCGTGGCCTGCCGCGCCTGCGGGAGAACTGGGTGCTGGAGCGCGATGATACCGACGAACTGCTGGGGCTCAGCTCCACCTTCACTCAGGAGCGTCTGGCGGACGAGGGGCTGGATCACCTGCGCTTCGATCACCTGAACTCTTTGCAACATAAGCCGCGCCGCGCCAAGCCGGGCCGCCGGGTCACCCAGCTCCACTACGCCCGCGCCGGCATCGTCACCCCCGAGATGGAATTTATCGCCATTCGCGAGAACATGGGGCGCGAGCGGGTGCGCTCTGAACTGTTGCGCACCCAGCATCCGGGCCGCGATTTTGGTGCCCGTTTGCCCCAGAACATCACCCCCGAATTTGTGCGCGATGAGGTGGCCGCCGGTCGCGCCATTATCCCCAGCAACATCAACCACCCGGAAGCGGAGCCGATGATCATCGGCCGCAATTTCCTGGTGAAGATCAACGCCAACATCGGCAACTCGGCGGTCACCTCCAGCATCGAAGAGGAGGTGGAGAAGCTGGTCTGGTCGACCCGCTGGGGCGCCGACACAGTGATGGATCTCTCCACCGGCCGCTACATCCACGAGACCCGCGAGTGGATCCTGCGCAACAGCCCGGTGCCCATCGGTACCGTGCCCATCTATCAGGCGCTGGAGAAGACCAACGGCATCGCCGAAGAGCTCACCTGGGAGCTGTTCCGCGACACCCTGCTGGAGCAGGCCGAGCAGGGGGTGGACTACTTCACCATCCACGCCGGCGTCTTGCTGCGTTTCGTGCCGATGACCGCCAAGCGCCTCACCGGCATCGTTTCGCGCGGCGGCAGCATCATGGCCAAGTGGTGCCTGTCCCACCACAAGGAGAACTTCCTTTACCAGCACTTTCGCGAAATCTGCGAGATCTGCGCCGCCTATGACGTGGCCCTGTCGCTGGGCGACGGTCTGCGTCCGGGTTCCGTCTATGACGCCAATGACGAGGCCCAGTTCGCCGAGCTGCGCACTCTTGGCGAGCTGACCAAAATTGCCTGGGAGTACGACGTGCAGGTGATGATCGAGGGGCCGGGTCACGTGCCGATGCACATGATCGAGCGCAACATGACCGAGCAGCTGGAGCACTGCTACGAGGCGCCGTTCTATACGCTGGGCCCGCTCACCACCGACATTGCACCGGGTTACGATCACTTCACCTCCGGCATCGGTGCCGCGCTCATCGGCTGGTACGGCTGCGCCATGCTCTGCTACGTCACTCCCAAGGAGCATCTGGGGCTGCCCAACAAGGGGGATGTGAAACAGGGGCTGATTACCTACAAGATCGCCGCCCACGCTGCTGACCTTGCCAAGGGCCACCCGGGGGCTCAGATCCGCGATAACGCCATGTCCAAGGCGCGTTTCGAGTTCCGCTGGGAGGATCAGTTCAATCTTGCGCTCGACCCCGACACAGCCCGCGCCTACCACGACGAGACCCTGCCGCAGGAGTCCGGCAAGGTGGCCCACTTCTGCTCCATGTGCGGCCCCAAGTTCTGCTCCATGAAGATCACTCAGGATGTGCGCGCCTACACCGCTGAACTGAATGCCGCCAAGCTTGAAGCGGTGGAGATCAAGCTGGTCGGCATGGATGGCCAGCAGGAGCAGGTAGTGGCCGAGGTGGAGAGCGGCATGGCCCGCATGGCAGAGACCTTCAAGGAGACCGGTGGCGAGATCTACCATCAGGCGGCGGTGCTGAAACAGGCCGCAGGGGAGGAGGCGTGA
- the thiS gene encoding sulfur carrier protein ThiS: MTLTIRLNDKAQPLATEQSVADLLAAQDVNPQGVAVALNGAVLPRGCWAETRLNDGDELHLFTAIAGG, translated from the coding sequence ATGACCTTGACCATTCGACTCAACGATAAAGCCCAGCCGCTGGCGACGGAGCAGAGCGTGGCCGACCTGCTGGCGGCGCAAGACGTTAATCCACAGGGCGTAGCGGTGGCCCTTAACGGTGCCGTGTTGCCCCGTGGCTGCTGGGCCGAGACCCGTCTCAATGACGGGGACGAACTTCACCTCTTTACTGCCATTGCGGGAGGCTGA
- a CDS encoding TPM domain-containing protein: protein MKMMLRALLPFLLIWTAALQAAPNFPTLSGRVVDEAALMSRTQAHQLTQQLAAFEQRSGIQLVVVSVDSLDGETIEEYGYQLGRHWGIGQKGKNNGVLLLIAQDERKVRIEVGYGLEGALPDAIAANIIYGRILPAFKHGDMVAGIMAGSQSIMKALAGEYQPVEQPKSDSGGDLWLFILVVIVMIVLHNLRRSRGGRPGGRSRAAYMAGGFNAGSFGGRSDGGFSGGGGSFGGGGASGGW from the coding sequence ATGAAGATGATGCTGCGTGCACTGCTCCCTTTTCTGCTGATCTGGACGGCGGCGCTGCAGGCCGCGCCGAACTTTCCGACCTTGAGTGGACGGGTGGTGGACGAGGCGGCGCTGATGTCCCGCACACAGGCCCATCAGCTGACCCAGCAGTTGGCCGCCTTTGAACAGCGCAGTGGTATCCAGCTGGTGGTGGTCTCTGTCGACAGCCTCGATGGGGAGACCATCGAGGAGTACGGCTACCAGCTTGGTCGCCACTGGGGGATCGGTCAGAAAGGCAAGAACAACGGAGTGCTGTTGCTGATCGCCCAGGATGAGCGCAAGGTGCGGATCGAAGTGGGGTACGGGCTGGAAGGCGCCCTGCCCGACGCCATCGCCGCCAACATCATCTATGGTCGCATCCTGCCCGCCTTCAAGCACGGCGATATGGTAGCCGGGATCATGGCGGGCAGCCAGAGCATCATGAAGGCACTCGCCGGGGAATATCAGCCGGTCGAGCAGCCCAAGAGTGACAGCGGTGGCGACCTCTGGCTGTTTATTCTGGTGGTGATTGTGATGATCGTGCTCCACAACCTTCGCAGGTCGCGAGGCGGTAGGCCGGGAGGGCGCAGTCGGGCGGCCTACATGGCCGGTGGATTTAATGCTGGCTCCTTCGGTGGTCGCTCTGACGGCGGATTCAGCGGTGGCGGCGGCAGTTTTGGCGGGGGCGGAGCCTCCGGTGGCTGGTAA
- the pflB gene encoding formate C-acetyltransferase, giving the protein MAELNEQFQKAWEGFAAGEWQTSVNTRDFIQKNYTPYEGDESFLVGATEATTKLWDKVMEGIKIENRTHAPVDFDTDLPSTITAHDAGYIDQSLEQIVGLQTDKPLKRAIIANGGIKMVKTSCEVYGRQLDPMVEKIFTEYRKTHNQGVFDVYTKDILNCRKSGVITGLPDAYGRGRIIGDYRRVALYGIDFLMADKLAQFKSLQADLENGVNLEATIRLREEISEQHRALAQMKVMAAKYGCDISVPAKNAKEAVQWTYFAYLAAVKSQNGAAMSFGRTSSFLDVYIERDLKKGLITEQEAQELMDHMVMKLRMVRFLRTPEYDSLFSGDPMWATETLAGMGVDGRTLVTKNSFRMLNTLYTMGPSPEPNLTILWSEKLPVGFKKYCAKVSIETSSVQYENDDLMRPDFNNDDYAIACCVSPMIVGKQMQFFGARANLAKTMLYAINGGMDEKLKIQIGPKTEMVKSEYLEYNDVMDRLDHFMDWLAKQYVAALNIIHYMHDKYSYEASLMALHDRDVYRTMACGIAGLSVAADSLSAIKYAKVKPIRDEDGVAIDFEIDGEYPQFGNNDARVDDIACDLVERFMKKIQKLNTYRGAVATQSVLTITSNVVYGKKTGNTPDGRRSGAPFGPGANPMHGRDQKGAVASLTSVAKLPFAYAKDGISYTFSIVPNALGKDMEAQKANLAGLMDGYFHHETNLEGGQHLNVNVMNREMLLDAMENPEKYPQLTIRVSGYAVRFNSLTKEQQQDVITRTFTASL; this is encoded by the coding sequence ATGGCAGAACTTAACGAACAGTTCCAAAAAGCATGGGAAGGCTTTGCGGCCGGTGAATGGCAGACCTCTGTCAACACCCGTGACTTCATCCAGAAGAACTACACCCCGTATGAAGGTGACGAGTCTTTCCTGGTTGGCGCGACCGAAGCAACCACCAAGCTGTGGGACAAGGTCATGGAAGGGATCAAGATCGAGAACCGCACCCACGCGCCGGTCGATTTTGATACTGACCTGCCCTCCACCATTACCGCTCACGATGCCGGCTATATCGATCAGAGCCTGGAGCAGATCGTTGGTCTGCAGACCGACAAGCCGCTGAAGCGCGCCATCATCGCCAACGGCGGTATCAAGATGGTTAAAACTTCTTGCGAAGTGTACGGTCGTCAACTGGACCCGATGGTCGAGAAGATCTTCACCGAGTACCGCAAGACTCACAACCAGGGCGTGTTTGACGTTTACACCAAAGACATCCTGAACTGCCGTAAGTCCGGTGTTATCACCGGTCTGCCGGATGCCTACGGCCGTGGTCGTATCATCGGTGACTACCGCCGCGTTGCTCTGTACGGTATCGACTTCCTGATGGCCGACAAACTGGCCCAGTTCAAGTCCCTGCAAGCTGACCTGGAAAACGGTGTCAACCTGGAAGCCACCATCCGTCTGCGCGAAGAGATCTCCGAGCAGCACCGTGCCCTGGCACAGATGAAGGTGATGGCTGCCAAGTACGGTTGCGATATCTCCGTACCGGCCAAGAACGCCAAAGAAGCCGTACAGTGGACCTACTTCGCCTACCTGGCGGCAGTCAAGTCCCAGAACGGTGCCGCCATGTCCTTCGGTCGTACCTCCAGCTTCCTGGACGTGTACATCGAGCGTGACCTGAAGAAAGGCCTGATCACCGAGCAAGAAGCCCAGGAGCTGATGGACCACATGGTCATGAAGCTGCGTATGGTTCGCTTCCTGCGTACCCCGGAATACGATTCACTGTTCTCCGGCGACCCGATGTGGGCGACCGAGACCCTGGCTGGTATGGGCGTTGATGGCCGTACCCTGGTCACCAAGAACAGCTTCCGTATGCTGAACACTCTGTACACCATGGGCCCGTCCCCTGAGCCGAACCTGACCATCCTGTGGTCCGAGAAGCTGCCGGTCGGTTTCAAGAAGTACTGTGCCAAGGTATCCATCGAGACCTCTTCTGTTCAGTACGAGAACGACGATCTGATGCGTCCGGATTTCAACAACGATGACTATGCCATCGCTTGCTGTGTGTCCCCGATGATCGTTGGTAAGCAGATGCAGTTCTTCGGTGCGCGTGCCAACCTGGCCAAGACCATGCTGTATGCAATCAACGGCGGTATGGACGAGAAGCTCAAGATCCAGATCGGTCCTAAAACTGAAATGGTCAAGTCCGAGTATCTCGAGTACAACGACGTGATGGATCGTCTGGACCACTTCATGGACTGGCTGGCCAAGCAATACGTTGCTGCGCTGAACATCATCCACTACATGCACGATAAGTACAGCTACGAAGCCTCTCTGATGGCGCTGCACGACCGTGACGTATATCGCACCATGGCGTGTGGTATCGCGGGTCTGTCCGTTGCTGCTGACTCTCTGTCTGCTATCAAGTACGCCAAGGTCAAGCCGATTCGTGACGAAGATGGCGTTGCCATCGACTTCGAAATCGACGGTGAATACCCGCAGTTCGGTAACAACGACGCTCGCGTCGATGACATCGCCTGTGACCTGGTTGAGCGCTTCATGAAGAAAATTCAGAAGCTGAACACCTACCGTGGCGCTGTGGCTACCCAGTCTGTACTGACCATCACTTCTAACGTGGTATATGGTAAGAAGACCGGTAACACCCCGGATGGTCGCCGTTCAGGTGCACCGTTCGGCCCGGGTGCCAACCCGATGCACGGTCGTGACCAGAAGGGTGCCGTTGCTTCCCTGACTTCCGTTGCCAAGCTGCCGTTCGCTTACGCCAAAGATGGTATCTCCTATACCTTCTCCATCGTGCCGAACGCGCTGGGTAAAGATATGGAAGCCCAGAAAGCCAACCTGGCTGGTCTGATGGATGGTTACTTCCACCATGAAACCAACCTGGAAGGCGGTCAGCATCTGAACGTCAACGTGATGAACCGTGAAATGCTGCTGGACGCCATGGAAAACCCGGAAAAATATCCGCAGTTGACCATCCGCGTATCCGGTTATGCCGTTCGCTTCAACTCTTTGACCAAAGAGCAACAGCAAGACGTCATCACCCGTACTTTCACTGCTTCTCTGTAA
- the thiH gene encoding 2-iminoacetate synthase ThiH, whose protein sequence is MQIRAKTAADVERALGSPRRTLSDFMALISPAAEAYLPQMAAEAERLTRQRFGNTIGFYVPLYLSNLCANDCTYCGFSMSNRLKRKTLNTEEIERECLAIKARGFDSVLLVTGEHEHKVGLAYFREVMPIIRRHFSTVGMEVQPLSQAEYAELKSLGLDAVMVYQETYHAPTYARHHLRGNKRDIAWRLATPDRLGRAGIDKIGLGALIGLSSDWRADSYFVAEHLSWLERHHWQSRYSLSFPRLRPCTGGLEPAVVMSDRQLAQLICAWRLFSPTLDLSLSTRESATFRNGAVRLGITQMSAESRTQPGGYAEGDKEELEQFAIHDDRPVGEVAAAVRQVGLQPVFKDWEPFLGR, encoded by the coding sequence ATGCAGATCCGTGCCAAGACGGCCGCCGATGTCGAACGGGCGCTGGGTTCACCCCGCCGCACCCTGAGCGATTTTATGGCGCTGATCTCCCCTGCCGCCGAAGCGTATCTGCCACAGATGGCGGCCGAGGCCGAGCGGCTGACCCGCCAGCGCTTTGGCAACACCATCGGCTTCTATGTGCCGCTCTATCTGTCGAACCTGTGCGCCAACGACTGCACCTACTGCGGCTTCTCCATGAGCAACCGCCTTAAGCGCAAGACCTTGAATACAGAAGAGATTGAACGCGAGTGTCTGGCCATCAAGGCGCGCGGTTTTGACAGCGTGCTGCTGGTGACCGGCGAGCACGAGCACAAGGTGGGGCTCGCCTATTTTCGCGAGGTGATGCCCATCATCCGCCGCCACTTCAGCACGGTGGGGATGGAGGTGCAGCCCCTCTCGCAGGCTGAATATGCCGAGCTGAAGAGCCTCGGCCTCGACGCCGTCATGGTCTATCAGGAGACCTACCACGCCCCCACCTACGCCCGCCACCACCTGCGCGGCAACAAGCGGGACATCGCATGGCGCCTTGCCACGCCGGATCGGCTGGGCCGCGCCGGTATCGACAAAATCGGCTTGGGGGCGCTGATCGGTCTCTCCTCGGACTGGCGCGCAGACAGCTACTTTGTCGCCGAGCATCTGAGCTGGCTTGAGCGTCACCACTGGCAGAGCCGCTACTCGCTCTCCTTCCCGCGCCTGCGCCCCTGCACCGGCGGACTTGAACCTGCAGTGGTGATGTCGGATCGCCAGCTGGCCCAGCTGATCTGCGCCTGGCGCCTCTTCTCGCCGACCCTGGACTTGTCCCTCTCCACCCGCGAGTCCGCCACCTTTCGCAACGGCGCGGTGCGCCTCGGCATCACCCAGATGTCGGCCGAGTCGCGCACCCAGCCGGGGGGCTATGCCGAAGGGGATAAAGAGGAGCTGGAGCAGTTCGCCATCCACGACGACCGCCCGGTGGGCGAAGTGGCCGCCGCCGTGCGGCAGGTGGGGTTGCAGCCGGTGTTCAAGGACTGGGAACCCTTCTTGGGCCGATAG
- the thiE gene encoding thiamine phosphate synthase — protein MSSASGAVSPADLLPVTDSRPVVWTIAGSDSGGGAGIQADLHTLHDLGVHGCSVISAITAQNSVAVKMVDPVLMQTFTAQIDALGVDLPPAAIKIGLLPTRLHVEVLTRRLAAIETPFVVYDPVAIASTGTPMAEPNMLEAVREQLLPRLSLITPNGPELEALTGIPTTSPGLLRAGAARLRELGARAVLVKGGHLAWSGELCLDYYQDETREFWLAAPRLDTRHGHGTGCCYASAIAAVVAQDYPVDDAITLARAYLQQGLAAAQGVGAGPGPIAHLGWPNNLAHFPRAVLAGSMLDRRFGLYETSSTRLPDGPFAPTEHNLGLYPVVDSVKWLRRLLGQGVKTIQLRIKNLPAAQVAPAIRDAVELGRRHGARLFINDYWQQAIEAGAWGVHLGQEDMETADLAAIQAAGLRLGISTHGYFELMRARELAPSYIALGHIFPTNTKAMPSRPQGLVRLHRYRALMAEWPTVAIGGISEERVAAVKASGVGSIALVSAITASDDWQGATERLLAAVGAGDEPRSATVIREAEHAL, from the coding sequence GTGAGCAGCGCAAGCGGGGCTGTCAGCCCCGCCGATCTGCTGCCTGTGACGGACTCCCGCCCAGTTGTCTGGACCATCGCCGGTTCCGACTCCGGCGGTGGCGCCGGCATTCAGGCCGACTTGCACACATTGCACGACCTTGGCGTGCACGGCTGCTCCGTCATCTCTGCCATCACGGCCCAGAACTCGGTGGCGGTGAAGATGGTCGATCCCGTGCTGATGCAGACCTTCACCGCCCAGATCGACGCCCTTGGCGTCGATCTGCCGCCCGCCGCCATCAAGATCGGCCTGCTGCCGACCCGGCTTCACGTCGAGGTGCTGACCCGCCGACTGGCGGCCATCGAGACCCCCTTCGTGGTCTACGACCCGGTGGCCATCGCCAGCACCGGCACCCCGATGGCGGAGCCCAATATGCTGGAAGCGGTGCGCGAACAGCTGTTGCCACGTCTGTCGCTCATCACCCCCAACGGCCCCGAACTGGAAGCCCTGACTGGCATCCCGACGACCAGCCCCGGGCTGTTGCGGGCGGGTGCCGCGCGGCTGCGCGAACTCGGCGCCCGCGCCGTGCTGGTCAAGGGCGGCCATCTTGCGTGGAGCGGGGAGCTGTGTCTGGACTACTACCAGGATGAGACCCGCGAATTCTGGTTGGCGGCGCCGCGCCTCGACACCCGCCATGGCCACGGCACCGGTTGCTGCTACGCCAGCGCCATCGCCGCCGTGGTGGCGCAGGATTATCCGGTGGATGACGCCATCACCCTGGCGCGTGCCTACCTGCAACAGGGCTTGGCGGCGGCGCAAGGAGTGGGCGCAGGCCCTGGCCCCATCGCCCATCTTGGCTGGCCGAACAATCTTGCCCACTTCCCCCGCGCCGTCTTGGCGGGCTCAATGCTCGATCGCCGCTTCGGACTTTATGAGACAAGCAGCACCCGCCTGCCGGATGGCCCCTTTGCACCGACCGAACACAACCTCGGCCTCTATCCGGTGGTCGATTCGGTCAAGTGGCTGCGCCGCCTGCTGGGGCAGGGGGTCAAGACCATTCAGTTGCGGATCAAGAATCTGCCCGCCGCTCAGGTGGCACCGGCCATTCGCGATGCGGTAGAGCTCGGTCGCCGCCATGGGGCACGGCTCTTTATCAACGACTACTGGCAGCAGGCCATCGAGGCGGGCGCCTGGGGCGTGCATCTGGGGCAGGAGGATATGGAGACCGCCGATCTCGCCGCCATTCAGGCGGCCGGACTGCGCCTTGGCATCTCCACCCATGGCTACTTCGAGCTGATGCGGGCGCGCGAGCTGGCCCCCTCCTATATCGCGCTGGGCCATATCTTCCCGACCAATACCAAGGCGATGCCTTCGCGCCCGCAGGGGCTGGTGCGGCTGCATCGCTACCGCGCCTTGATGGCGGAGTGGCCCACTGTGGCCATCGGCGGCATCAGCGAGGAGCGGGTGGCGGCGGTCAAGGCGAGCGGGGTGGGCAGCATTGCGCTGGTCTCGGCCATTACCGCCAGCGACGACTGGCAGGGGGCCACCGAGCGGCTGCTCGCGGCCGTGGGGGCAGGGGATGAGCCACGCTCTGCCACCGTTATACGGGAGGCTGAACATGCGCTCTGA
- a CDS encoding YcgN family cysteine cluster protein — protein MMQAPFWQTKSLQQMTESEWESLCDGCGKCCLNKLIDEDTEELVFTNVACNLLNTKTCQCADYANRFKKEPDCLQITHDKIAEYDWLPSTCAYRLLAEGDTLPEWHPLLTGSRSAMHQAGQSVRGKVIHEDQAGEWIDHIISWAS, from the coding sequence ATGATGCAAGCCCCCTTTTGGCAGACCAAGAGTCTGCAGCAGATGACTGAGTCCGAATGGGAATCCCTCTGCGATGGTTGTGGCAAATGCTGCCTCAACAAGCTGATCGACGAGGACACCGAGGAGCTGGTGTTCACCAATGTCGCCTGCAATCTGCTCAACACCAAGACTTGTCAATGCGCTGACTATGCCAATCGCTTCAAAAAAGAGCCTGATTGTCTGCAGATCACCCATGATAAAATCGCCGAATATGACTGGCTCCCCTCTACCTGCGCTTATCGCCTGCTGGCTGAGGGTGACACGCTACCGGAATGGCATCCGCTGTTGACCGGCAGCCGTTCAGCTATGCATCAGGCGGGTCAATCCGTGCGTGGCAAGGTCATTCACGAGGATCAGGCGGGTGAGTGGATTGATCACATCATCTCCTGGGCAAGCTGA